The DNA region CCACTCCACCTCGTCACCGGTGGCGGCGGGGCGCCGGACGAGCCGCACCACCTCGTGCCCGTCGGCCCGCAGCGAGCGCACGAGCGCCGCCCCGATGAGTCCGGTCGATCCGGTGACGGCGATACGGGAGTGCGGCATGGCGTCCATCCTGCCCCATGGGCCCTGCGGTACCCGGCAACCCCGCATGGCACAGTGGCCGCATGTCCGTGCCTGAGTTCCGCGCCCTCCTGCCCGTCCGTCCCGCCACGGCGGGGGACCGGTCCGCACTCGGGGAGCTCGACCGGGCCACCTGGTCGACCCTGCACGCCGTACAGCCGAGGCCTCAGCCCCCGTACGAGCCCTTCTTCGACGACCGGAACCGGCCCGAGGACCACCTCGTCGCCGAGGCCGTCACCGGGGCGCAGGAGACGCACGTCGCGGGGTATCTCCGTCTGGCCTCGCCCACGCCGCTCGCCTGCAACGCGCACGTACGCCAGATACAGGGGCTCGCCGTGGCCGAGTGGGCCCGGGGACACGGCGTGGCCCGGGCACTGCTGCGCGCCTCCTACGCCGAGGCGCGGCGTCAGGGGGCCGGGCGGATCACGCTGCGCGTGCTCGGGCACAACACGCCCGCCCGGGCGCTCTACGCCTCCGAGGGATTCGCCGTCGAGGGCGTCCTGCCCGGCGAGTTCTTCCTGCACGGGCGCTACGTCGACGACGTCCTGATGGGCCGTTCACTCACGGCCTGAGGGGTCACGGCCTGGCCGTCCGCAGCCGGGGCCGGCCCGCCTCGCCCAGGACCGGGGCGAGGCGGGCCGGCCGACGGCTCCTCAGTCCGCGCCGAAGCGGTCCCAGAGCGCGGGGAAGCGGTCCGCCAGCACCGCGTCGTCCTCGACGTCGAAGGGCGTCCCCGCGGGTTTCGCGGCCTGGGGCGGCAGGCCCAGATCCGGGGCGACGGCTCCGGTGAGTTGTTCGTAGGCCTCGTCGGCGGCATAGCCGAGCTCCTCGCCGTCCCCGTCGAGCTCCTCGTCGAAGTCGTCCAGCAGGTCGGCCAGGCCGTCGGGGTCCTGCACCGCGCCCTCGAAGACCTCCCGGCCCTGCCCGATCAGCCAGCA from Streptomyces sp. B1I3 includes:
- a CDS encoding GNAT family N-acetyltransferase gives rise to the protein MSVPEFRALLPVRPATAGDRSALGELDRATWSTLHAVQPRPQPPYEPFFDDRNRPEDHLVAEAVTGAQETHVAGYLRLASPTPLACNAHVRQIQGLAVAEWARGHGVARALLRASYAEARRQGAGRITLRVLGHNTPARALYASEGFAVEGVLPGEFFLHGRYVDDVLMGRSLTA
- a CDS encoding DUF4240 domain-containing protein; the protein is MDETEFWEIVDSTREAADGDPEDHADLLVERLVRLDPDSVLDFARHFEARYNRAYRWDLWGAAAVLLGRAGDDAFDYFRCWLIGQGREVFEGAVQDPDGLADLLDDFDEELDGDGEELGYAADEAYEQLTGAVAPDLGLPPQAAKPAGTPFDVEDDAVLADRFPALWDRFGAD